The following proteins are encoded in a genomic region of Candidatus Nitrospira nitrificans:
- a CDS encoding PIN domain-containing protein, with the protein MIAIDTNVLVRFLTQDDPEQTRRVQRCFAAAKDQDESLFLNHIVLCECVWVLSYSYGFPKAALIDVLDRLLTTKQFIIEDKPSVWAAIADYRSSQADFADCLIGIKNRKAGCETTITLDQGTAKLATFRRL; encoded by the coding sequence ATGATCGCGATTGATACGAATGTTCTCGTACGGTTTCTCACGCAGGACGACCCAGAGCAAACTCGCCGGGTGCAGCGGTGCTTTGCGGCTGCAAAGGATCAGGACGAATCCCTGTTTCTCAATCACATCGTTCTCTGCGAGTGTGTCTGGGTGCTCAGCTACAGTTACGGATTTCCCAAAGCTGCTCTTATCGATGTATTGGATCGACTCCTCACCACCAAGCAGTTCATCATCGAAGACAAGCCGTCGGTGTGGGCTGCGATCGCCGACTACCGCTCGTCACAGGCCGATTTTGCGGATTGCCTGATCGGCATCAAGAATCGTAAGGCGGGCTGCGAGACCACGATTACATTGGATCAGGGAACTGCAAAGCTTGCCACCTTTCGCCGGTTGTAA
- a CDS encoding AbrB/MazE/SpoVT family DNA-binding domain-containing protein, which translates to MIVTLTSKGQTTIPKPIRDHLGLHAGDQLDFVIEADGRVTLRPATIDVMDLAGLLHQKGKKALSLEEMQRGILKGATRHAG; encoded by the coding sequence ATGATTGTCACGCTGACCAGCAAAGGCCAAACGACCATCCCCAAACCGATCCGAGACCATCTTGGTCTTCACGCCGGAGACCAACTCGATTTTGTCATTGAGGCGGATGGGCGTGTGACCCTGCGCCCCGCCACCATCGACGTAATGGATCTCGCGGGCCTCTTGCACCAAAAGGGCAAAAAGGCGCTCTCGCTTGAAGAGATGCAGCGAGGGATTCTGAAAGGAGCGACCAGACACGCCGGATGA
- a CDS encoding Tex family protein, giving the protein MTTETTQSAADAARVKIIPIIAKELKVGAAQVAAAVALLDGGATVPFIARYRKEATGNLDDTHLRTLEERLFYLRELEERRTAVLVSIEEQGKLTDALRASIEAAATKQAVEDLYLPFKPKRRTRAQIAREAGLEPLADSLVADPKLDPEQEALKYIRAVPAAEGVEAINVPDAKAALEGARDILMERFAETADLLAMLRTRLWDQGVLTSTVVKDNETAEEEKFRDYYAYAESIKTIPSHRALALFRGRTLGVLKLELGLGEALDKVVPHPCVATIAAHAGIEDRGRPADKWLAGVCEWTWRVKMHLQISTELLVQLREAAEAEAIKIFARNLHELLLASPAGPKVILGLDPGIRTGCKVAVVDATGKLLATETIYPHQPRNDRQGSLQTLVRLIVQHGVELLSIGNGTASRETDKLAGEAIKAVAAQRPDQHVAKLVVSEAGASVYSASAFAAAEFPELDVSLRGAVSIARRVQDPLAELVKIEPKAIGVGQYQHDVDQRALARSLDATVEDCVNAVGVNVNTASVPLLERVSGLNKTLARNIVEYRNANGPFSNRTAIRKVPRLGEKTFEQAAGFLRIPDGDNPLDQSAVHPEAYPVVERILVRLGTGITDVMRQPAVLKGLAPADFTDEQFGLPTVRDIFAELEKPGRDPRPEFKTASFREGVESLSDLQAGMVLEGVVTNVAAFGAFVDVGVHQDGLVHVSALANKFIKDPHEVVKPGQIVKVKVIDVDLKRQRIALTMRLEDAASCSSMPTQSRSETARDSRGHGPSVSSQARAPQPIGAMALALAKARQKA; this is encoded by the coding sequence ATGACGACTGAAACGACTCAGAGCGCAGCAGACGCGGCGCGGGTGAAAATCATTCCGATCATCGCCAAGGAGCTCAAGGTCGGAGCCGCCCAGGTTGCCGCTGCCGTGGCGCTGCTCGACGGCGGGGCGACGGTGCCCTTCATCGCGCGTTATCGGAAAGAGGCGACCGGCAACCTGGACGACACCCACCTGCGCACGCTGGAGGAACGGTTGTTCTATCTGCGCGAATTGGAAGAGCGCCGCACTGCCGTATTAGTTTCGATTGAAGAACAGGGGAAGCTCACGGATGCGTTGCGGGCGAGCATCGAGGCCGCCGCCACCAAGCAGGCCGTCGAAGATCTGTACCTCCCGTTCAAACCGAAACGCCGCACGCGCGCGCAGATCGCCCGCGAAGCCGGGCTGGAACCGTTGGCCGATAGCCTCGTGGCTGATCCGAAGCTGGATCCCGAACAAGAAGCGCTCAAGTACATTCGCGCCGTGCCGGCTGCCGAAGGAGTGGAGGCGATCAATGTGCCTGATGCCAAGGCTGCGTTGGAAGGGGCACGGGACATTCTGATGGAGCGGTTTGCCGAAACGGCCGACCTATTAGCTATGTTGCGGACGCGGTTGTGGGACCAAGGTGTCCTGACTTCGACGGTGGTCAAAGACAATGAAACGGCGGAAGAGGAGAAGTTTCGTGACTACTATGCCTATGCGGAGTCGATCAAGACCATTCCCTCGCATCGGGCCCTTGCGTTATTCCGAGGTCGTACGCTGGGAGTCTTGAAACTCGAATTGGGTTTAGGGGAGGCTCTGGACAAGGTCGTTCCCCATCCCTGCGTGGCAACGATCGCGGCTCACGCGGGCATCGAAGATCGCGGGCGACCCGCGGACAAATGGCTGGCCGGCGTGTGCGAATGGACGTGGCGCGTCAAGATGCATCTCCAGATCAGCACCGAACTCTTGGTGCAGTTGCGCGAAGCCGCCGAGGCCGAGGCGATCAAAATTTTTGCCAGGAACTTGCATGAGTTGTTATTGGCGTCGCCGGCCGGGCCCAAGGTCATCCTCGGCCTGGATCCCGGCATTCGCACCGGATGCAAAGTGGCGGTGGTCGATGCCACGGGGAAATTATTGGCGACGGAGACGATCTACCCGCATCAGCCTCGTAATGATCGGCAGGGGTCGTTACAGACGCTCGTTCGTCTGATCGTTCAACATGGCGTGGAATTGCTGTCCATTGGGAATGGGACGGCCAGTCGGGAGACGGATAAGTTAGCCGGCGAGGCGATCAAGGCGGTCGCCGCGCAACGACCTGACCAGCATGTGGCGAAACTTGTGGTGAGCGAGGCAGGGGCGTCGGTCTATTCGGCGTCGGCCTTTGCCGCGGCCGAGTTTCCCGAGTTGGATGTCAGTTTACGCGGGGCGGTGTCCATCGCCAGGCGAGTGCAGGATCCGTTGGCCGAACTGGTGAAGATCGAGCCGAAGGCGATCGGAGTGGGGCAATATCAGCATGACGTCGATCAGCGGGCCTTGGCGCGGTCGCTTGATGCCACGGTCGAAGATTGCGTCAACGCGGTCGGCGTGAACGTCAACACGGCTTCGGTGCCCTTGTTGGAACGGGTATCGGGCCTCAACAAGACATTGGCCAGGAATATCGTGGAATATCGCAATGCGAACGGACCGTTCTCAAACCGGACGGCGATCCGCAAGGTTCCGCGTCTCGGTGAAAAAACCTTCGAGCAGGCGGCAGGCTTCCTGCGTATTCCCGACGGCGACAATCCCTTGGATCAGTCCGCCGTTCACCCGGAGGCTTATCCGGTGGTTGAACGCATTCTGGTACGACTCGGAACCGGGATCACCGACGTGATGCGTCAGCCTGCGGTCTTGAAGGGATTGGCGCCGGCTGATTTTACCGATGAACAATTCGGGTTGCCGACGGTGCGGGATATTTTTGCTGAACTCGAAAAGCCAGGCCGAGACCCTCGTCCTGAATTCAAGACGGCAAGTTTTCGGGAGGGAGTCGAATCGCTGAGTGATTTGCAGGCCGGCATGGTGTTGGAAGGAGTCGTCACGAATGTGGCGGCGTTCGGGGCGTTCGTCGACGTCGGCGTGCATCAGGACGGGCTCGTGCATGTGTCCGCGCTGGCCAATAAGTTCATTAAAGATCCACACGAGGTGGTCAAGCCTGGGCAAATCGTCAAGGTGAAGGTCATCGACGTTGATCTGAAGCGTCAGCGGATTGCGTTGACGATGCGGCTTGAAGATGCCGCGAGCTGCTCATCTATGCCGACACAATCTCGAAGTGAAACCGCACGCGACTCGCGTGGGCATGGGCCGTCGGTGTCTAGTCAGGCGCGAGCGCCTCAGCCGATCGGCGCGATGGCGTTGGCATTGGCGAAGGCAAGGCAGAAGGCGTAG
- a CDS encoding CHAP domain-containing protein has translation MRGAEYRQHVGVGLVALLVAGTFGGCAATGRHSLQDERSVIPLMGARGTHCCAMEKGIPRQAALARTAVRFVGQSRIQVGGRNFTPDCSGFVRGVYASQRVDLYGGLGELDGGNGVGRIFTHVVEHGRIHYGPTVHPGDLVFFHNTWDFNRDGLPNDPLTHVGVVEKVDLDGTVVFVSSVSAGIERYRMNLKHPDTHKASDGRVLNDFLRRRHAGDAPGTYYLAGRLFAAFGTLAH, from the coding sequence ATGAGGGGAGCAGAGTACAGACAGCATGTCGGGGTTGGTCTCGTGGCCTTGCTGGTCGCAGGCACGTTCGGTGGATGTGCCGCGACGGGGCGTCACTCGCTACAGGATGAGAGGAGCGTGATTCCTCTGATGGGCGCGCGTGGAACCCACTGCTGTGCCATGGAGAAGGGTATTCCACGGCAGGCGGCGCTGGCGAGGACAGCGGTGAGATTTGTCGGGCAGTCCCGTATTCAGGTGGGCGGACGGAACTTTACTCCAGATTGTTCCGGCTTCGTTCGGGGTGTCTACGCCTCGCAGCGTGTGGACTTGTATGGTGGGCTGGGCGAGCTCGACGGCGGCAACGGTGTCGGGCGCATCTTTACCCATGTCGTAGAACATGGGCGGATTCACTATGGCCCCACTGTCCATCCCGGAGATCTGGTCTTTTTCCACAACACGTGGGATTTCAACCGAGATGGATTGCCGAACGACCCGCTCACGCATGTCGGTGTCGTCGAAAAGGTGGACCTCGATGGGACCGTGGTGTTCGTCAGTTCGGTTTCAGCGGGGATTGAACGGTATCGCATGAACCTGAAGCATCCGGACACACACAAAGCTTCGGATGGGCGAGTCCTGAACGATTTCCTCCGACGCAGGCACGCGGGGGACGCCCCTGGGACCTACTACCTTGCGGGCCGACTGTTTGCTGCGTTTGGAACCCTCGCTCATTAA
- a CDS encoding class II fumarate hydratase — protein sequence MKQDQNKPSASTRIEQDTMGELAVPVEAYYGVQTARAIENFPISSLRMPRGVIRAMGMIKRAAATVNHSLGLLDKQPAEAIKLAATEVVDGKLDAEFPVDIFQTGSGTSTNMNTNEVISNRATELLGGARGSKLVHPNDHVNLGQSSNDVIPTAIHIAASEMMQQQLLPALTRLNKALKRKAKEFDQIVKIGRTHLQDATPVRLGQEFGGYARQIELGIQRVTQAQAALSEVALGGTAVGTGLNCHPQFSKKVMAVISKETGCSFKEAKNHFEAQSAQDSLVEASGCLRTLAVSLMKIANDIRWLGSGPRCGLGEINLPETQPGSSIMPGKVNPVIAESVTMVCAQVIGNDVTVTVGGQAANFELIVMMPVMAYNLLQSIELLATASDNFSAKCIEGIKANEERCKSLIEESLAMCTALAPEIGYEAAAKLAKDAYKSGKTVRQVAKDQKVLPDKRLAQLLDPWRMTEPGGPVGSAGG from the coding sequence ATGAAACAGGATCAGAACAAGCCGTCGGCATCGACTCGGATTGAGCAGGATACCATGGGGGAGCTGGCTGTCCCCGTTGAGGCGTACTACGGAGTGCAGACCGCGCGCGCGATCGAGAATTTCCCGATCAGTTCGCTGCGCATGCCACGGGGAGTGATTCGGGCCATGGGGATGATCAAGCGGGCCGCCGCGACGGTGAATCACTCCCTTGGCTTGTTGGACAAACAACCGGCCGAGGCGATCAAACTGGCGGCGACCGAAGTGGTCGACGGCAAACTGGATGCGGAATTTCCGGTGGATATTTTTCAGACGGGGTCCGGCACGTCCACCAATATGAACACGAACGAGGTGATCTCGAACCGCGCGACGGAGCTGCTCGGCGGGGCGCGCGGCAGCAAGCTCGTGCATCCCAACGACCATGTGAATCTCGGCCAATCGAGCAACGACGTGATTCCCACGGCCATTCACATCGCCGCGTCGGAAATGATGCAGCAGCAGTTGCTGCCGGCGCTGACTCGATTGAATAAGGCGTTGAAGCGCAAGGCGAAGGAGTTCGATCAGATTGTAAAAATCGGGCGCACACACCTTCAAGACGCCACGCCGGTCCGCCTCGGGCAGGAATTCGGCGGCTATGCCAGGCAGATAGAGCTCGGTATTCAGCGGGTCACACAAGCCCAGGCGGCCTTGAGCGAAGTCGCATTGGGTGGGACCGCGGTCGGCACGGGGTTGAACTGTCATCCGCAATTTTCAAAAAAAGTCATGGCCGTCATTTCCAAAGAAACCGGCTGCTCGTTTAAAGAAGCCAAGAATCATTTCGAGGCTCAGTCGGCACAGGACTCCCTGGTTGAGGCGAGCGGGTGCCTGCGCACCCTGGCCGTGAGTCTCATGAAGATCGCCAATGATATTCGCTGGCTCGGCTCCGGGCCGCGGTGCGGGCTCGGTGAAATCAATCTGCCCGAGACGCAGCCCGGGTCTTCGATCATGCCGGGGAAGGTCAATCCGGTGATTGCCGAGTCCGTCACCATGGTCTGCGCGCAAGTGATCGGGAACGATGTGACGGTGACTGTCGGCGGGCAGGCGGCGAATTTCGAGCTGATCGTCATGATGCCGGTGATGGCCTATAATCTTCTTCAGTCCATCGAGCTGTTGGCTACAGCCTCCGATAACTTCTCGGCCAAGTGTATTGAAGGGATCAAGGCGAACGAAGAGCGGTGCAAGAGCCTTATCGAGGAAAGCTTGGCGATGTGTACGGCCTTGGCGCCGGAGATCGGCTACGAAGCCGCGGCCAAACTGGCGAAGGACGCCTATAAGTCCGGCAAGACGGTCAGGCAGGTGGCGAAAGACCAAAAGGTATTACCGGATAAACGTCTCGCCCAACTCCTTGATCCCTGGCGTATGACCGAACCGGGCGGACCGGTAGGGAGCGCGGGAGGATAA
- a CDS encoding nucleotidyl transferase AbiEii/AbiGii toxin family protein, which yields MRDLFTQIEFFREALSFTSQSSGFPERLIEKDYVCTLLLEVLTAAHDELVFKGGTCLAKVYADFYRMSEDLDFVIPMPVDASRSKRSAHAKSLKDIIGALPEQFPFVRVVEPLTGFNNSMQYNAVVGYASSLGGREETIKIEVGLREPLRLPPVDAAAKTVLLDPVSRERLVPVIKVRCISRTEALAEKFQAALSRRESALRDFFDLDCAVRNLDLKPDDGELVALVRDKMQIPGNDPIDVSASRMADLRQQLEPQLRPVLRSEDFREFDLDRAFGIAARLEERLRSLR from the coding sequence ATGCGGGATCTCTTCACTCAGATTGAATTCTTTCGTGAAGCGTTGAGTTTCACGAGCCAGAGCTCCGGTTTTCCTGAGCGGCTGATCGAAAAGGATTATGTCTGCACGTTGTTGCTGGAAGTTTTGACTGCGGCGCATGATGAGCTGGTATTCAAGGGCGGCACCTGTTTGGCAAAGGTGTATGCCGATTTCTACCGCATGAGCGAAGATTTGGACTTTGTGATTCCCATGCCCGTGGACGCGTCTCGCTCAAAGAGGAGCGCGCATGCCAAGAGTCTAAAAGACATCATCGGCGCGCTTCCGGAGCAATTTCCCTTTGTGCGTGTGGTCGAGCCACTGACGGGTTTCAATAACTCGATGCAATACAATGCTGTTGTCGGGTATGCCTCCTCTCTTGGGGGACGAGAAGAGACGATTAAGATCGAAGTGGGCCTTCGTGAGCCGCTAAGGCTGCCGCCTGTCGATGCAGCGGCCAAGACGGTTCTGCTTGACCCTGTGTCTCGCGAACGACTCGTTCCTGTCATCAAAGTGCGCTGCATTTCCAGAACCGAGGCTCTTGCCGAAAAGTTTCAAGCCGCCTTGTCACGGCGAGAATCTGCTTTACGGGACTTCTTTGACTTGGATTGTGCCGTCCGGAACCTGGACTTGAAACCCGATGACGGCGAATTGGTAGCGCTGGTGCGTGACAAGATGCAAATTCCCGGTAACGATCCGATCGATGTTTCAGCAAGCCGCATGGCCGATCTACGGCAGCAGCTTGAGCCGCAACTGCGCCCCGTTTTGCGGTCTGAAGATTTTCGGGAGTTCGATTTGGACAGGGCATTTGGAATCGCTGCACGCCTGGAAGAGCGGTTGAGGAGTCTCCGATGA
- a CDS encoding type IV toxin-antitoxin system AbiEi family antitoxin domain-containing protein encodes MKRKLGQLESQLLAFAHMRKTRTLRIGDLRGPLRLSAKQERELFSRMARAKLIARIRPGLYVIPPRLPLGMAWTPREAEALNALMKDAGGRYQICGPNAFNLYGFDEQVPIRVYAYNNRISGERKIGAVELTLIKVTDRRLGDTEIVASTDGEEAIYSSRVRSLVDVVYDWSRFNGIPRGYEWIRRELKTRRITAGELVASTLRYGDKGTIRRIGALLEGEGVEEKLLRKLEREIRRTSGPIPLNPRKPKRGPVNQRWGVVMNERM; translated from the coding sequence ATGAAACGCAAGCTTGGACAGCTCGAATCCCAACTGCTCGCCTTTGCGCATATGCGGAAGACCCGCACCTTGAGGATTGGTGATCTTCGTGGACCACTGCGTCTCAGCGCCAAACAGGAGCGCGAATTATTCAGCCGTATGGCGCGAGCCAAGCTGATCGCCAGAATCCGTCCTGGGCTGTACGTCATTCCACCGCGTCTGCCATTGGGCATGGCTTGGACTCCCCGCGAGGCAGAGGCGTTGAACGCCTTGATGAAGGATGCAGGAGGACGGTACCAAATCTGCGGTCCTAATGCCTTCAATCTGTACGGCTTTGACGAACAAGTCCCGATTCGTGTGTATGCGTACAATAATCGGATTTCCGGAGAGCGGAAAATCGGTGCGGTCGAGCTCACGCTCATCAAGGTAACTGATAGGCGACTAGGTGACACGGAAATCGTTGCTTCAACGGATGGAGAGGAAGCCATCTACTCATCGCGCGTACGGTCCTTAGTGGATGTCGTATATGACTGGTCGCGTTTCAACGGCATCCCGCGCGGGTATGAGTGGATTCGTCGGGAGTTGAAGACGCGGCGGATCACTGCGGGGGAGTTGGTGGCCAGCACCCTGCGCTATGGAGACAAGGGTACGATCCGCAGAATTGGTGCCCTGCTGGAAGGGGAAGGCGTCGAGGAAAAGCTATTGCGCAAGCTGGAACGGGAGATCAGGCGAACGAGCGGACCTATCCCGTTGAATCCCAGGAAGCCAAAACGAGGCCCAGTGAATCAACGCTGGGGTGTGGTGATGAACGAGCGGATGTGA
- a CDS encoding c-type cytochrome: protein MKMTHFSLVALSAAFLAWPAAVIAGDFKTPIAPEEVLKSSNPIPPTSEVVKEAPSIYETKCSKCHGEKGDGKGSATKGLDVKPRNYTDRSVMEKIPDGQLFWIIANGSDPEATEMGAYKKKLSEEQMWALVHHIRKFTQ, encoded by the coding sequence ATGAAGATGACACACTTTAGTCTTGTCGCGTTGAGCGCAGCGTTCCTGGCGTGGCCAGCAGCAGTCATTGCGGGAGATTTTAAGACCCCGATTGCTCCGGAGGAAGTTCTTAAGTCCTCGAACCCGATACCACCGACTTCCGAGGTGGTGAAGGAAGCTCCGAGTATTTATGAAACCAAGTGCAGCAAATGTCACGGTGAGAAGGGTGATGGGAAAGGATCCGCCACGAAAGGATTAGACGTCAAACCGAGAAATTATACGGACAGAAGCGTGATGGAGAAAATCCCGGATGGGCAACTGTTTTGGATCATCGCGAATGGAAGCGACCCTGAGGCGACGGAGATGGGTGCCTACAAGAAAAAGCTCTCCGAGGAACAGATGTGGGCGCTCGTCCACCACATCAGAAAGTTCACACAGTAA
- a CDS encoding DUF7948 domain-containing protein → MTLLKMIGRALTCAALVIAWEGIAAASVATPTAPTPTRQAVTTTMLGMPLQFEVNQGQVDAQVKFLARGSGYTLFLTPTESVLVLTGREASNVKREAESDPPDVIGHESQEYKHSVVRMQLKGANPSPTVSGMEQLPGVVNYFIGNDPAKWRTKIPTYAKVHYQEAYPGIDLAYYGNQGKLEYDFIVAPGADPNQIKLVFEGASDITVAERGDLLLTTALGDVRLQKPIVYQLGQDGHKTLVAGTYVVAAPPDHSLMTSRFLPARTVGIQLAAYDHSKPVVIDPVIAYSTYLGGSSAESGRGIAVDSAGSAYITGDTISANFPVLSASQGGLAGVTDAFVTKLDATGARVYSTYLGGSGSDLGYGIAVDGAGAAYVTGQTGSLNFPVLTASQGAFGGGSFDAFVTKLDATGSRVYSTYLGGSNTDEGRGIAVDGAGAAYVTGETQSANFPMLAASQGVFAGGADVFITKFNAVGARVYSTYLGGSSVDFGLGIAVDGTGASYVTGYTISTDFPVLSASQGALAGSIDAFVTKLDATGVRAYSTYLGGIHTDEGHGIAVDGAGAAYVTGRTESPNFPVLSASQGVLGGDLDAFITKFNAVGARVYSTYLGGSNNDEARGIAVDGAGAAYVTGRTNSTNFPVLSASQSVYGGVLDAFVTKLDTAGARIYSTYLGGSGADLGYGIAVDGAGAAYVTGQTGSLNFPVLSASQGAHAGSGDAFVTKLSGKPIANAGSDQTASEGALVTLDGIGSTAADPTYTWTQIAGPPVSLVDSGSAHPTFTAPHVPPAGDMLTFELHVCEGTSTTNCSDLDSVNVRVTNVNQPPMAQAGPDQTVQEGSPVTLDGTASFDPDFEPLTYTWFQVFGQPITLTNPLTATPSFMAPSVGAGGGQVDFELIVTDAHGLNHADYVSIFISNVNQPPLAHAGPDQTKNEQTLVTLDGSGSHDPDSDSLNYSWTQTGGPSVALTGANTVNPTFTAPSVAAGGAFLTFQLVVHDGHVSSSADTVRIAVVNVNDPPVCSLAQASPSLLWPPNHAMAQVSIMGLTDPQNQTLTITYPNVTQDEPINGLGDGDTTPDAAVSGNDILLRAERSGSGNGRVYVVHFTATNSDGAHCSGSVKVAVPHNKKDPAVEGSQLYNSFGP, encoded by the coding sequence ATGACGCTGCTCAAAATGATCGGTCGCGCGCTTACGTGTGCCGCATTGGTGATCGCCTGGGAGGGAATCGCGGCGGCCTCCGTTGCTACTCCGACAGCTCCAACGCCCACGAGACAGGCAGTCACGACCACGATGCTGGGGATGCCGCTTCAGTTTGAAGTCAATCAGGGCCAGGTCGATGCCCAGGTCAAGTTCCTGGCGCGCGGCAGCGGCTACACCCTGTTCCTGACGCCGACGGAATCGGTCCTGGTGCTCACCGGGCGTGAAGCGTCAAATGTGAAGCGTGAAGCGGAGTCTGACCCGCCAGATGTCATTGGCCATGAGTCGCAGGAGTACAAGCACAGCGTGGTGCGGATGCAGCTTAAAGGGGCGAATCCTTCACCAACTGTCAGCGGTATGGAGCAATTGCCGGGTGTCGTGAACTATTTCATCGGCAACGACCCGGCGAAGTGGCGCACCAAGATCCCCACCTATGCCAAAGTGCACTACCAAGAGGCTTATCCGGGCATCGACCTGGCGTATTACGGCAATCAAGGCAAACTGGAATACGACTTCATTGTGGCGCCGGGTGCCGATCCGAATCAAATCAAGCTGGTCTTCGAAGGAGCGTCCGACATCACGGTCGCTGAGCGCGGCGATCTGCTCCTGACCACGGCGCTGGGCGATGTGCGCCTTCAGAAGCCGATCGTCTATCAGCTCGGACAGGATGGGCACAAAACCCTGGTGGCGGGGACCTATGTCGTGGCCGCGCCACCGGATCACTCACTGATGACGTCCCGTTTTTTGCCGGCACGGACTGTCGGCATTCAACTCGCAGCCTACGATCACAGCAAACCGGTGGTGATCGATCCGGTCATCGCCTACAGTACGTACCTGGGGGGCAGCTCGGCTGAGAGTGGACGTGGCATTGCGGTGGATAGCGCCGGGTCAGCCTACATCACGGGGGACACCATCTCTGCGAATTTTCCTGTGCTGTCCGCGAGCCAAGGGGGGCTTGCCGGAGTCACTGACGCCTTTGTCACCAAGCTCGATGCCACGGGGGCTCGGGTCTACAGCACCTACCTGGGCGGCAGCGGTTCCGATCTTGGATATGGCATTGCGGTGGATGGCGCCGGGGCAGCCTACGTCACGGGGCAAACAGGCTCTCTGAACTTTCCCGTGTTGACCGCGAGCCAAGGGGCGTTCGGAGGAGGTAGTTTTGATGCCTTTGTCACGAAGCTCGATGCCACAGGGTCTCGGGTCTACAGCACTTATCTGGGTGGCAGTAACACTGACGAGGGACGTGGCATCGCGGTGGATGGCGCGGGGGCGGCCTATGTCACGGGGGAGACACAGTCCGCGAATTTTCCTATGCTGGCCGCGAGCCAAGGAGTGTTCGCAGGAGGGGCTGACGTTTTTATCACGAAGTTTAATGCGGTGGGGGCTCGGGTTTACAGCACCTATCTGGGTGGCAGCAGTGTTGATTTTGGATTGGGTATCGCGGTGGATGGCACCGGGGCCTCGTATGTGACCGGGTACACAATCTCCACGGACTTTCCCGTACTGTCCGCGAGTCAAGGGGCGCTGGCAGGATCTATCGATGCCTTTGTCACCAAGCTGGATGCCACAGGGGTTCGGGCCTACAGCACCTACCTGGGTGGCATCCATACTGATGAGGGACATGGTATCGCGGTGGATGGTGCCGGGGCGGCCTATGTCACGGGGCGAACAGAGTCCCCAAACTTTCCCGTGCTGTCCGCGAGCCAAGGGGTGCTCGGTGGAGATCTTGATGCCTTTATCACCAAGTTTAATGCTGTGGGCGCTCGGGTTTACAGCACCTATCTGGGTGGCAGCAATAACGATGAGGCACGTGGCATCGCGGTGGATGGCGCCGGGGCAGCCTACGTGACGGGACGGACGAACTCCACGAATTTTCCCGTTCTGTCCGCGAGCCAGAGCGTATATGGAGGAGTGCTCGATGCCTTTGTCACTAAACTCGATACCGCTGGGGCTCGGATCTACAGCACCTATCTGGGTGGGAGCGGTGCCGATCTTGGATATGGCATTGCGGTGGACGGCGCCGGGGCAGCCTACGTCACGGGACAGACAGGTTCCCTGAACTTTCCTGTATTGTCCGCGAGCCAAGGGGCGCATGCGGGATCTGGTGATGCGTTTGTCACCAAGTTATCCGGGAAGCCCATTGCGAATGCCGGTTCTGATCAAACGGCGTCGGAAGGGGCGCTGGTCACATTGGACGGCATCGGCAGCACGGCCGCCGATCCCACTTACACGTGGACACAAATCGCCGGCCCCCCGGTTTCTCTGGTCGATTCCGGATCGGCGCATCCGACATTCACGGCTCCCCATGTGCCGCCGGCCGGGGACATGCTGACCTTCGAACTGCATGTGTGCGAAGGGACCAGTACGACGAACTGCAGTGATCTCGATTCCGTGAACGTCCGCGTGACCAATGTCAATCAGCCGCCGATGGCACAAGCCGGCCCGGATCAGACCGTGCAAGAAGGCAGTCCGGTCACGCTCGACGGCACAGCCAGTTTCGATCCCGACTTCGAACCGCTGACCTATACGTGGTTCCAAGTGTTCGGCCAGCCGATCACCCTGACCAATCCCCTGACGGCGACGCCGAGCTTTATGGCTCCGTCCGTGGGAGCCGGAGGAGGACAAGTTGATTTTGAGCTTATCGTCACCGATGCCCATGGATTGAACCATGCGGATTACGTCTCGATATTTATCAGCAATGTCAATCAGCCGCCGCTGGCCCACGCCGGTCCGGATCAAACGAAGAACGAGCAAACGCTGGTGACGCTCGACGGCAGCGGCAGTCACGATCCAGACTCGGACAGCCTGAACTATAGCTGGACCCAGACCGGCGGGCCGTCCGTGGCCCTTACCGGCGCGAACACGGTCAATCCGACCTTTACTGCGCCGAGTGTAGCCGCCGGTGGAGCGTTCCTAACCTTCCAACTGGTGGTCCACGATGGGCACGTCAGCAGCTCCGCCGATACCGTGCGAATTGCGGTGGTGAACGTGAACGACCCACCGGTCTGTAGCCTGGCCCAGGCGAGCCCGAGTCTTCTCTGGCCGCCGAATCACGCCATGGCTCAGGTGAGCATCATGGGGCTGACAGATCCACAAAACCAGACGCTCACGATCACCTATCCGAACGTGACGCAGGATGAGCCGATCAATGGTCTCGGCGATGGAGACACGACTCCGGATGCGGCCGTATCGGGGAATGACATCCTGCTGCGCGCGGAACGATCCGGGTCCGGGAATGGCCGGGTCTATGTGGTGCATTTCACGGCGACGAATAGCGACGGCGCCCATTGCAGCGGCAGCGTGAAGGTGGCGGTTCCACACAATAAGAAAGATCCGGCGGTCGAAGGCTCGCAGCTCTACAACTCGTTTGGCCCATAG